The stretch of DNA GGTGCTAATGTGCCCAATTCTGTACTCAGGCTGTTGTTCGGAGGCTGGATGGCTATGTTGGTCACTTATGGTGTGTTGAGAGTCTTTGGGATTATATTTGGCATGCATGTCTCCTCAGCTTAGGGTGGCAAGAAAACAAGGAGGAAAAAACATGGTTCTTTTCTTTGTAGGCTATGGATGTTTGTGATTGTTTTGCTCGAAATCTATAATGTTATTTTaagatttgattcataattatctacgtagttatcatgatctagcaGTTATAAGATAGTTTCAATAACTATCTCATAATCTAGTAGTTACAaggtagtttcaataactacctcaatcatgggtgacacGAGGAGCAAGGTAGTTAGTTCTATAAATAGGACTTTATGAAGTATGGTATATAAAGAGTGTAtgcacttgggaatatcttgtaagtgtttttTGTCGATCCTTTTGCTTTGTCAATATCTTGTCAATCCTTCTCTTTTTAAATAGTTAGTATATAGAGAGTGTATACATTTGGGAATATCTTATAAGTGTTATTGTCATCCATTTGTACTTTATGTCATCTATCATTTCGGTCGAAATATGATGCATCGAAGTCCCATCAAGATTCCAATTGTTTTCTTTTAAAGAAGCAAATCAAAATTTGTGCAATGATATTCATGATTATACCTTCAGTTTatgattagaaaaaaaattatttttttgctttcatatatatatatatatatatatatcattattattaaaatttagttcGATCTTATAATGGGAATTTTtcctttaaaaatttattatatcaaataaattgtatgatgtttaCACATTGATTGGAATATGAAAGACTTGTGCATCGATGCATTAACTAATCCACACAAAATAAAATCAACAtgtgaaaattttaataaaatagagCTTTTTTGTTTTTCAAATGAAAACCATTATTGAAACTTATCGTGAAGTCGACCTTAAAAAAAAAGGTAAGtgccttttttttatatatcaaacGAAAACCATTCGACATTGGATTTAGCTAGATTAATTTTAAGATTCCAAAGATAACTTTTAGTCTAAAAAagtgttcatttaaaaaaaaagaaaatatattattattaaatttagtTATTTAGTTTGATCCTATAATGagaaatttttcttttaaaaatttattatatcaaataaagTACATGATGTTTATACATTGATTCGAATACGAGACATATCACTCGTGCAGTGCATTAACCAATCTGGATATTTTAATATGATCTTAAAATGAGAATAAATAATTAGACTAATCTGAAAAAATAAATTCAACAtaagaaaattataataaaatagagctttttctaaaaaataaaaactattgGATTCTATTATTATCAACCAAGGATTATTAAATCTATCGTGAAACCGTGAATAACTTATGTGTTAAACAATGATACTTATGTATTGAACAAGGAGACTTATGATGCAACTTATGcctaaattttattaattattttttaaaatttaaaactttGATTGAATATTTAGGCATATCAAGATTGAATTTGTCTCAATTTAAACTCAACGGTAACATTGAAAAAGTtttattttgaattcaagttcttcacatttttaaaatgatatatagataggggaagtcTTGTTAAGACCCATCATCAATTGACCTTTGAGTCCATAACTTAAACTTATATTAAATATTAAGATCCTTCATGTTATAATAtcaaagtaatttttatttttatataattaaaatattgatataaaGGAGGAGAAATAGTACTATAATAACATGATACCACTCTCTTCTTTTTATTAATAAAGGGAGAGAAGATATTTTATTGTCAACCAAGGGGAGAAGTGATACCCATGCATGAAAGGAAGAATCATGATgtcttataattttcttttattatataATTGTTAACTTAAagttatattttgattgatattacaTATTGATAATTGTTAAAATTTAACTTGAAATGATTAtgattatgaaatttaaaatttgattaaACATTAATTTTTGGATTTGAATGATTAATTCATAATATCAATAAGATCAAATTTCTTTCGACTTGAATTCAGACTATGCGTTTAAAATGACATATAatcatttaaatttaagtttatcataatctttcaaaatgacatataaaCAGTTTGAGCTTGGttaaaacttcatcatcaattagctgtcatcataaaaaaggggaagattattgaatcccaaattatgatgatgaaatcaattgatacgtttatggactaatatattttgagataagtgacatagGAAATACTTCGATCACGGACTCGAACCATCAAAATGATAAATTGTAGAAGTAAGAGAATCAAACATTATGCCGGGAAAAGTATTATGTCGAAAATTGGACGTTGAGTCAGAGGATTAGTTGACGTGCCGAAGATTGGACTTCGTGCTATAAGTTCGGGCATCATGCTATAAGGAAATACTTTGATTGATATATTTATGGACTAATatattttgagataagtgacatagGAAATACTTTAATCACGGATTCGAACCATCAAAAGGGTAAATTGTCGAAGCAAGAGAATCAAACATTATGTCGGGAAAAATATTATGTCAGAAATTAGATGTTGAGTTAGAGGATTAGTTGACGTGCTAAAGATTTGACTTCGTGCTATAAGTTCGGGTATCGTACTAGAAGGATTGAGTATtgcgtcaaaagattggatgatgTTGGAAAGTCGACATACCGATAGATCGGATAATGTGCCAAAGGTTTGGACGAAGTACCAAAAGATCGGATGACATACCGGAATGACGTACAATATACTGAAAGCTTCATAATTGTGCTAGATTTATGGTTGTATTGTTAAAGTCTTGATTGAGATCTTTTTAggtcaaattgagttggtattagaTCGAAACCATGTCAACTTAATAAGGAACCCATTGGGCTAGAACCATAATCGAATTAGGCCTATTAGAAGGTCAAATCGATGACCTAAAGTGGGCTTGGGTGGTAGTACCGTTAGGCCTAAGCAGTAGTATCACTTgagtcaacaaaaaaaaaatactatttatgCTTTTTCAATGATTTCGGTAGTAGTATCGCCTAGGCCGACGATAGTACTACTAGAGCCTTGATTCATGGTCCATTACGATAGTAGTACCGCCCGTTGCTGGCGATAGAATTGTCagtaccctaaaattttgggatttaaaattttgattctaTTCTTGAAAcctttttgggtctataaatatcttacTCATGCTTGCTTGATGAAGCATGAattcttgaatacaaaaatgttataAACTCTCTTTTTAAGAAGTGTTTGAGTTTCTTCCTCTCTCTTGAGTTTAGAAGTAATACTAAGTTATAAGAGATGagagatcttaaaaaaaaaaaaaaaaaagttaagattctttcaaggagaaaagctataataaGAATAGTTGATCTTTGttcgttggaaagaagatcgatagtaaaaACCGATgacctcgagggaagaggaattgagaatAGACATAGATCAGAAAAACGGAATCACTATAAACCGATTTGCAtctcttcttttgtttttattttattattacttaTTGATTTATTTCACTCGCTACCATTACTCACACTTTTCAttaaacatattttcgatatGAATTTATCGATCTAatcttaaaattatataaaattactaTAACGCTAATTCGTCTCCCCTCTTATTATCATTACAATCCTAACATAGCCAAACACACTCCCCCGATCCCATTCCAATTTCCGCTATTCTCTTCCTAACATGGCCAACACACTCCCCCAATCTCATTCAAATCGCCACTGTTCTCTTCCTAACGTGGCCAACACACTCCCCCAATCCATTCCAATCTCCACTGTTCTCTTCCTAACGTGGCCAACACACGCCTCCAATCTGCACTGTCCCTTCCCAGACACTACTAATGTCGTCCCGTCTCAGCTGTCACGTTCATGAAAACCAGCCGCGGGATCTTACCAAAGATCTAAAGCGAGATGGGTGCGTCCAGATCGCCATCCCGCCCCGACCTCATGAGCTAGAATCGATGCAAGCCGATCCGGTGGATTACATGGCACGAGCGCAGTGGCTCCGGGCCGTGGTGCTCGGCGCCAACGACGGCCTCGTTTCCGTCGCCTCCTTGATGGTGGGGGTGGGCGCGGTGGGCCAAAGCTCCAAGGCCATGCTGGTGTCCGGCCTGGCCGGCCTCGTAGCGGGCGCCTGCAGCATGGCCATCGGCGAGTTCGTCTCCGTCTACGCGCAGTACGACATCGAGGTGGCGGAGCGGGAGAGGCGACGCCGAGACTGCGGGAGCGAGAAGGAGGGcgtcaaggaggaggaggaggggagcctGCCAAACCCACTGCTGGCGGCGGCTGCCTCGGCGCTGGCGTTCTCGCTGGGGGCGGTGCTGCCTCTGTTGGCAGGAGCGTTCATCATGTCAGGGGAGGTCAGAGTTGGGGTGGTGTGTGCGGTGAGCAGCCTGGGCTTGGCTGGATTTGGTGCGGCAGGAGCTGTGTTGGGTGGTGCTAATGTGCCCAATTCTGTACTCAGACTGTTGATCGGAGGCTGGTTGGCCATGTTGGTCACTTATGGTGTGCTGAGAGTCTCTGGGCTTGTATTTGGCATGCACGTCTCCTCAGCTTAGGGTGGCAAGAAAACAAGGAGTAAAAGACATGATTCTTTTCTATATATGCTATTAATGTTTGTGATTGCTTTGCTCTAAATCCATAATTGTATGACAGGGTTTTTTTGGCATCCTAAATTCAAGTAAAACCTTCTTTAATGGAAGTAATATATGAGTCATAATACCCAATCAATTAATCTGATGAATGTGTATCTAAATCCCTTTTAGTAATAAGATTTGTCGCATTTCTTTTGTCAAAGCTAATTTGTACTGTACCACATTGTTGTGCCAACAACAAAACCTCTGCAACTATCTACAAAGTAAAAGAACTATATATTATTATGTCAATAAAGCAGACTTTGATTTGTGTTACATTTTTATTCTGCACATTTTTATTTAACatagaaatattttgattagCTTGCTTCAAGTTAAGTGTTCTTCTTGCAATAATGACTGTATTCTTTTCTTATCTTAAATATTATATTGGCAAGTGGAAGGAGGCATTGCTAATCAGATGATTTGTCTTAAGATTGCCCACCCATCTCCAAGATCCAACTTTTGGTCAACAGCTAACCCAGTCAGCCAGGAAGACAAGAAAGCTTAGCAGTATCATCAAACCATTTAAACAGGAAGATTTCATGCATGCTAGATTATGAATTAACAAGCTAAGATAAGTACTGCCTCAGATGTTTCATTGAGTACCACCTAATGCACAAGTTATAATCCGGTTTATGTATAATAGACATCAACATACTTTAAGGGAAAGTCAACGATACTCCCACGCAACGCGTCAATCTTTGTATTCGTATGTGGGCGGCTTATGTCCTCATTTTCTAACCCATTTGCTGTGCTTACCATTTGTCCTCTAGTTTTCATCTCCAAGCTAAATCCTCTACCTAAACAGATGGAGAGATGTAGACGCTCACTCCCTTCTTCTTAGTTTGGTGAAGTGCATTGGAGACCAATGCTAATCCGAGGTTAAGTAATCAGACACTTTGGTTTCATGTATTCAATGGTAAGGTTTGTCTCAGTCGAAGCTTTTGTGATATAGTTAGATGAGCAATAAGAGCATGCATGTTCAACGTGAAGGAGCATAGTTTGAAGCATACGGGGCAGTTCGTCAAAAGGAGACACGGGGAGGTCCTCCAACCAAATGAGAGTAGAGAGGAAGAACACGATGGAAGAGAAGAGGGTGCTGGAGAGGAACCTTGTCAAGGTGAGAAAAGAATGGATGAAGGTGAAGGAGGAGATGGTTCATGTGAAGCAGAGAGGAGAACATCTGAGAGAAACACTGAGGATGCTTGTGGAGCTCGATTATGTCGATGAGTATGTAAGATATTTAATGGCATTGAGTGATGAACTTTTGTGAAGATCGATTAgagttttccttttccttttcttggaGACCATTTTAGAACGTTGAGAAATAAGCTTTGTGATTCTGTTGTAGTAACACTGTATCCATTTCGCATTATGGTACATTCATTAGTGGTAACACTATAAACTTGCTACGAGAACTGCAATGATCAAAATGAAAAGTATCCCCTCTCCCACCCTCTCAATTCCCCTCTTGATTAAAGGTTCTTCCAATAGTGGATGTTCGTGGAGATAAAGAGTCGATGAATCACAGCTCAGAACATGATTCTCATTGGCATGGATCATAAACTTCTGCTTTCAAACACGGCAGAAATATAACTTGGTTGCTTTCGGATTCCTTCAGTGCATGCATGACTGCCTGCTAACATCCAGATCAAAGAGCATGACTGCTTTCACCTTCTGAGTAAATAAATTatgatgttagattatgtgatcctatTTAATTGATAAAATATGTTATAGATTTAATTTAATTCTATTGAAAGTTATAGTCaatagaaaataaattaaattatgataGAATTCCTATGGAGATGATCTTAATAAAAGAAACTCTCATACTTATTTATCATAGATATTctactctcacacacacacacacacatatatatatatatatatatatatatatatatatatatatatatatatatatatatatatatatatattattgtctaACAGTTTCTATCTTATCCTTATCTCTAATATATCATCTCTTATCATTCTTTTTTTATAATCTATCGATCTAAATGGTCCTTagaaaaggataagaaaaaatgAGAATAAGAATCTAATTCTCCTTATTGATCGATATCACTGTTTGTTTTTCAGATTCGAAGATGATGCTCTTATAGATACGATAAAATTCTTTCtaaatgacataaaaaaaatatattatcactttaatttattattatttaatgtcCTTACGAAACATTGTTAAAAAGGTTTTATATTGACA from Musa acuminata AAA Group cultivar baxijiao chromosome BXJ2-11, Cavendish_Baxijiao_AAA, whole genome shotgun sequence encodes:
- the LOC135627379 gene encoding vacuolar iron transporter homolog 2-like, with protein sequence MQADPVDYMARAQWLRAVVLGANDGLVSVASLMVGVGAVGQSSKAMLVSGLAGLVAGACSMAIGEFVSVYAQYDIEVAERERRRRDCGSEKEGVKEEEEGSLPNPLLAAAASALAFSLGAVLPLLAGAFIMSGEVRVGVVCAVSSLGLAGFGAAGAVLGGANVPNSVLRLLIGGWLAMLVTYGVLRVSGLVFGMHVSSA